The Cololabis saira isolate AMF1-May2022 chromosome 20, fColSai1.1, whole genome shotgun sequence genome includes a window with the following:
- the LOC133420558 gene encoding profilin-1-like: MSWQAFIERLTDKIDGTKPSPVEEAAICGIELGKESVWASTTGAAITVEEIKKLASEQRSDFAQNGVHVFGRRCRLIRDQLDVEGVFMMDLKTAADAEGNTYGVCVSKTKTAIIVVRGTKDANGGQLSTRVYSVADYLRGLHV; this comes from the exons ATGTCGTGGCAAGCGTTCATTGAAAGACTGACCGATAAAATAGATGGCACCAAGCCCTCCCCGGTGGAAGAGGCGGCCATCTGTGGGATTGAACTTGGGAAGGAGTCGGTGTGGGCCAGTACAACCGGCGCCGCCATCACG GTGGAGGAGATCAAGAAGCTCGCAAGCGAGCAGCGATCGGACTTTGCTCAGAACGGTGTCCACGTCTTCGGACGGAGGTGCAGGCTGATCAGAGACCAGCTGGACGTAGAGGGCGTCTTCATGATGGACCTGAAGACAGCGGCCGACGCCGAAGGCAACACGTACGGAGTGTGCGTGAGCAAGACCAAAACAG CTATCATCGTGGTGAGGGGAACCAAAGACGCCAATGGCGGGCAGCTGTCCACGAGGGTGTACAGTGTGGCCGATTACCTGAGGGGCCTTCATGTTTGA
- the eno3 gene encoding beta-enolase — translation MSITKIHAREILDSRGNPTVEVDLWTAKGHFRAAVPSGASTGVHEALELRDGDKARYLGKGTKKAVDHVNKDIAPKLIEKKLSVVDQEKVDKFMLELDGTENKSKFGANAILGVSLAVCKAGAKEKGVPLYRHIADLAGHKEVILPVPAFNVINGGSHAGNKLAMQEFMILPIGASNFHEAMRIGAEVYHNLKNVIKAKYGKDATNVGDEGGFAPNILENNEALELLKTAIEKAGYPDKIIIGMDVAASEFYRNGKYDLDFKSPDDPARHISGEKLGDLYRTFIKGYPVQSIEDPFDQDDWEHWSKFTASTDIQIVGDDLTVTNPKRIQQAVEKKACNCLLLKVNQIGSVTESIQACKLAQSNGWGVMVSHRSGETEDTFIADLVVGLCTGQIKTGAPCRSERLAKYNQLMRIEEELGDKAHFAGKNYRHPKV, via the exons ATGTCTATCACCAAGATTCACGCCCGTGAGATCCTCGACTCCAGAGGAAACCCCACTGTGGAGGTGGATCTGTGGACTGCCAAAG GTCACTTCAGAGCTGCTGTCCCCAGTGGAGCTTCAACCGGAGTCCATGAGGCGCTGGAGCTCCGCGACGGAGACAAGGCTCGCTACCTGGGCAAAG GTACAAAGAAGGCTGTGGACCACGTCAACAAGGACATCGCCCCCAAGCTGATTGAGAAG AAACTCAGCGTCGTTGACCAGGAAAAGGTCGACAAGTTCATGCTGGAGTTGGACGGAACTGAGAACAAAT CTAAGTTTGGCGCTAACGCTATCCTGGGCGTGTCCTTGGCGGTCTGCAAGGCCGGAGCCAAAGAGAAGGGTGTTCCTCTCTACCGCCACATCGCTGACCTCGCTGGACACAAGGAAGTCATCCTCCCTGTTCCT GCATTCAATGTGATCAACGGTGGAAGCCATGCTGGAAACAAGCTGGCCATGCAGGAGTTCATGATTCTTCCCATCGGAGCGTCTAACTTCCATGAGGCCATGAGGATCGGCGCAGAG GTGTACCACAACCTGAAGAACGTCATCAAGGCCAAGTACGGCAAGGATGCCACCAATGTAGGAGATGAGGGCGGCTTCGCCCCCAACATCCTGGAGAACAACGAGG CTCTGGAGCTGCTGAAGACGGCCATCGAAAAGGCCGGCTACCCCGACAAGATCATCATCGGCATGGACGTGGCCGCCTCCGAGTTCTACCGCAATGGCAAATACGACCTGGACTTCAAGTCCCCCGATGACCCGGCCAGACACATCAGCGGAGAGAAGCTGGGTGATCTGTACCGCACCTTCATCAAGGGCTACCCAG TCCAGTCCATTGAGGATCCATTTGACCAGGATGACTGGGAACACTGGTCTAAGTTCACCGCCTCCACGGACATCCAG ATCGTAGGAGACGACCTGACGGTGACCAACCCCAAGAGGATCCAGCAGGCTGTGGAGAAGAAGGCCTGCAACTGTCTGCTGCTGAAAGTGAACCAGATTGGCTCCGTCACCGAGTCCATTCAGGC GTGTAAGCTGGCTCAGAGCAACGGCTGGGGTGTGATGGTCAGCCATCGCTCTGGAGAGACCGAGGACACCTTCATCGCTGACCTGGTCGTCGGACTCTGCACTGGACAG ATCAAAACtggtgccccctgcaggtcaGAACGTCTGGCCAAGTACAACCAGCTGATGAG GATCGAGGAGGAGCTTGGAGACAAGGCCCATTTCGCCGGAAAGAACTACCGCCACCCCAAGGTCTAA